From a region of the Takifugu flavidus isolate HTHZ2018 chromosome 20, ASM371156v2, whole genome shotgun sequence genome:
- the ptges gene encoding prostaglandin E synthase isoform X2: MCHHHFRGWRRIKSLASLVQPHFHALSKRVTQTLIAMIAFANPEDALRHGGLQYQRCDSYVERCRRAHVNDMENILPFLFLGAIYSMTGPSLAAARLHFLVFTFARGVHTIAYLCALRAPTRSVAYTLAQVPCVSMAVQILITVAAHA, from the exons ATGTGTCATCACCATTTCAGGGGGTGGAGGCGCATCAAAAGCCTCGCATCTCTGGTCCAACCTCACTTTCACGCACTCTCTAAACGGGTCACGCAAACTCTGATAGCCATGATA GCTTTTGCGAATCCGGAGGACGCTCTGAGACACGGAGGACTTCAGTACCAGAGATGTGATTCATACGTGGAGAGATGCCGGAG AGCTCATGTTAACGACATGGAGAACATCCtacccttcctcttcctgggAGCCATCTACTCCATGACGGGACCCTCGCTGGCCGCGGCCCGCCTTCACTTTCTGGTTTTCACCTTTGCTCGTGGGGTTCATACCATCGCCTACCTGTGTGCTCTGCGGGCACCGACCCGGTCTGTGGCCTACACCCTGGCACAGGTCCCCTGCGTCTCCATGGCCGTGCAGATCCTGATCACCGTCGCGGCGCATGCGTGA
- the ptges gene encoding prostaglandin E synthase isoform X1, with the protein MCHHHFRGWRRIKSLASLVQPHFHALSKRVTQTLIAMIVSEVFSCFAFYGALLVIKMYIIAIITGQVRLRRKAFANPEDALRHGGLQYQRCDSYVERCRRAHVNDMENILPFLFLGAIYSMTGPSLAAARLHFLVFTFARGVHTIAYLCALRAPTRSVAYTLAQVPCVSMAVQILITVAAHA; encoded by the exons ATGTGTCATCACCATTTCAGGGGGTGGAGGCGCATCAAAAGCCTCGCATCTCTGGTCCAACCTCACTTTCACGCACTCTCTAAACGGGTCACGCAAACTCTGATAGCCATGATAGTGAGTGAAGtcttttcctgttttgcttTCTACGGCGCTCTGCTGGTTATTAAAATGTACATCATTGCAATAATAACGGGGCAAGTGAGGCTGCGCAGAAAG GCTTTTGCGAATCCGGAGGACGCTCTGAGACACGGAGGACTTCAGTACCAGAGATGTGATTCATACGTGGAGAGATGCCGGAG AGCTCATGTTAACGACATGGAGAACATCCtacccttcctcttcctgggAGCCATCTACTCCATGACGGGACCCTCGCTGGCCGCGGCCCGCCTTCACTTTCTGGTTTTCACCTTTGCTCGTGGGGTTCATACCATCGCCTACCTGTGTGCTCTGCGGGCACCGACCCGGTCTGTGGCCTACACCCTGGCACAGGTCCCCTGCGTCTCCATGGCCGTGCAGATCCTGATCACCGTCGCGGCGCATGCGTGA